The Helicoverpa zea isolate HzStark_Cry1AcR chromosome 2, ilHelZeax1.1, whole genome shotgun sequence DNA window GAAAGACAAAGGTTGAACATGTGTTGCCAGTAATAACGTACGGTATAGAGACGTTTttgatatttcaaaaaaaaatgcgGGTTCAAAAAGTGCGTATAATGGCTCGTCGGCCCCCCACTATTTAGGAGAGGGCATCTCCGCGAGTAATTTTTGTCTCCTAGCCTAGGAAAGCTCAGTCACTCAGAGAGCAGTGGAGAGGGCTGTACTAGGAGTTTCTCTGCGAGATCGATCAGAAATGAGGCGATCCGCAGAAGTAGCCCGAAGGATTGCAAAACTGAAGTGGCAATGAGCAGAGCACATAGCTCGCAGAACCGATGGCCGGTGTGACGGTGTAGCAGAAAAGTTCTCGAGTGGCCATGGACGGGTGATCGGGTCAAAGTCGCTGggaacacacacacacgcacttTCACAAAGCTTCTGAAACCCTCAAACTAGCTATTTGGGCCCGTCCCAGGAATGGAACCCGAGACCTTttgcacagcagtcgcgctatgCAACAACTAGACCAAGGTGGTTGTCGTAATGTGTGTCCCACACAAGTATAGTATAATATAGATAGTGGGTTGTTCTCCCCCCCCCAATCACCTAAATGATAAAGGCTCAACAGATTTTCTACAAACATGTCTAAGAACACTTGTATACTTGCACTCCTCATACGAAGATATAATTAGTTGATACACAACCACTATCATTAGTcagacaaaattaaaaacaacttaGCAAGACGGTTAACTATGCATTCTTTATGTATCTTTTTTATCTTATTGCAATCATGCGATCTCCTGACTATAAGCAGATAAGGTGGAGTTTAAGTGGCGGGTAGGTCACTACTCCCAGTAGAGCAGGacctttcttttatttagtaATCTAAATGTCGAAGATATCTCGCCGCTTTTTTAGCCGACGAATGGTCTCAGGTATTGTGAGCTGCCCCGCAAGTTGGTTTGGGTGCTTCTGAAGTCTAATTTTGTAACTGGCAGCATGAAGATTCACTTCCTCTTTCACCATCGGTATGCCGAGTACTTCGTGAACATCTGACATTCTGCTAAACCAGGGTGCATTTGATATTTGTTTTAAGATGTAGTTTTGCACCCTTTGTATGATCATCTTATTGGAGTCGCTGGTGGTACCCCATAGTTGTATCCCATATGTCCATATGGGCTTAAGAATTGATTTATAGATCAAGAGCTTGTTATCTACAGCCAGTTTAGAGTTCTTGCCTAGTAACCAATGCAGGTCCCTGTATTTGGATTTTATCTCCTCTCTTTTTGTCTGGATGTGTTTATGCCATGTGAGTTTGCGGTCTAGATGCATCCCCAGGTATTTAACTGTTGTGATGTGGTAGTTGCATTCCATTTATAGTCACTGGAGCACAATTTTCCTTGCGCAGAGAGAATGTGACATGCACTGATTTAGACACACTTGCAGCAATTCTCCATTTTCCTAGCCATTTCTCCATCTCATTTAGGTTCCTTTGAAGTATCTGCGAAGCTTGAATGGGACACTTGCTCGATGACTTTATGTATCTATTGCACTAAGTTTAATACAGTACCCACCTGGCAGGTGTACCTAACATGTCTCTTGAACAGTGCCGGCTACTTGGCAAGTGATTCCATATACTCATGGCAGTGTTGAAtgtgttaaaatatttcaacatgAGTATTCTTaaaagggtataatttaggcgatcaccaaaaatatttttaagactctaagctgaggcaccaaataaaataaacaactccaaaaaaaataaattgacattattaaaagggcactaaagtatataatagtatgatccaaaaaaaataaaataacatcagaaaaatcgcaaatctcgcacaaatattatttttggtttccaaaatggattaatggtcaccaaattctatccaactaaaagattaatattactaccaaaatcaaagttagtgacgaaaacgaatcgctacaaaaccgactccacgtagtcttgtctgccctacccctagagtgcaattcaaatccgcgtaggcgcagaggggcgcaagccgaagctgcggtggtgagcgtgaaaaccatctgcgacgataagctcgcatgggaccgccggagccccgcagtgccggagccgtgacagaagccatgcttgctgcatgtttcgtgcttacattttactactgagttacacacaaattcatataacaataaataagcgacgtacgtttgggaaccccagtatattaattggtatttgggaaatattctagcgatcgttagcttttttagtctaacaaaaaattaaattataaatttaaaaaaacccccgacccaaaaaagtacgcaattattatgacaaaatgttataaacgataaaccctataaaaagcaaaaaataactttaaacactacctacgtaagtaccaactaaagcatgtcagactaaacaaaattttgacgtgtcgggggaccgctctaatttgttagcctaacgttagaagtaattatatactacctACTACAttccttcttataactttttatataattttgtttagatacatgttttttttatacgaatgttgtaattaggtagttttcatttgatttatgtaagtatttttgaaggtaaaaagcggtcccccgacacgtcaaaattttgtttagtctgacatgctttagttggtacttacgtagtgtttaaagttattttttgctttttatagggtttatcgtttataacattttgtcataataattgcgtacttttttgggtcgggggtttttttaaatttataatttaattttatttcatggttttttaaaggagctccttaatttttccttctttttatgatgggttcgctatatgcgatctcagccaaaggaagctgtttaacaatcctcatgacaaactggctctgggagaattgcacagagtgagaaacaataaagattaacttttggtgatccagggttatataccattctaaggtttcatccgccacatcccatttccagcattaggttctcgtcaattagaaacatgaaatgAACTAGttaagacaaattaaacgaacCCAAACttgatgggtttactaaaaggcagttcagggttacgtctcctatcttcgtggcctaacagcagaccagctcagtggttccagaagacattagtatttcaaattttagatcccacatatgcttgcaagtaaactgagcatgtaacattcctatcacacctaacaaacgagctgatgaccttgaagacctgaaccgattttcaccaaacatagctaagaacactcccgaatgacattcttttcaaacaaaaaaaaccgcattacgatcggatcatccgtttgggagctacgatgccacatacacacacacacacacacacagacacgtcaaacttataacaccccgtcgtttttgcgtcgggggttaaaaatgaccaaattaggagtcatggtattacataattggtaacatctaagtagtgacaatatataatatttggtctaaagtgtattttaaaggtgtccatttatttttttagtagtcaataatacgaaaaaatggttttacctaataatatttttggaaacgttatttggtgaccatttatccattttggtaaccgtttagaatttttttggtagtaaaataggtacttttttgggtggtgtttaaacacaagccttcTTAAAATACCTTAGAGAGGACATCTAAGGCGTGTTAATTCTAATGTATGAAATGGATAAGTACTTACCCAATCATAGTGCAGCAGGCGCAGTGTTGTCTCTCGCAACGGATGCACATGTGCTGGCAGTCACAGCACAGGCTCACCTCGCAGTAGGCACACTGGGACTCGTCCTTACTGCCACATGAGCATTGCTTGATCCCTGACATACATTGAACCTGTAATGAAGACTTCTAATAAAGATGTCTGCCTTAGTCTTCAATATAAGTAATACAAGATAAGTAAGGTAAGTAATACAAAAGTGCTATTTACCATGCTACCAGAATGCATGAGTCCACCGTCTTTACCAATGAACAACTGCTTCATTTTGCCTTGCTTTTCCGAGGTGTTCACTGTATCTTCAGATATAATCACTGGTGGACATTTTTTGGCGCCTTTGAATAGGAGCAACAAAGTTCGTTCTATGAAACAACATGATGAGAATAAAGTTAATAAATCTCTAACGTAGGtaactacaaaaatacatattattaaagaTTACCGTaaacttttttcaatttatccTCATTATTATTAAACTGTTTCATGCCCACGTGGATTTTACTTTGTTGAACGAAGTCTTCGATAAATGGATTTGATCTtttcgccatttcattaaaacaaaagaaaattttaacaaataactatttttagaTGTTGGGTATTATATGCTAGCATAGACAGAGCAGTAGGCAGTAGTAGTAGACATTTAGacaaaaacaagtaaacaaGTTTTAGTTCAAATGTCATTTGTCATTGTCATGAAATGTAATGAAATCATTGACTAAGTCAATGTCAACAGTCAGTTTGACAGATAGATTTCATACTTTCTCAGCTCTTTctctctttcgagaaattagtaagcgattagtggagtccactcgtgaccaaagagctggcctatacttcggtcaaaggatatgcattgccacgctggatggcaatgcatatcctttgaccgaaccCCTTtgcagccttttgggcacgatcccagctaacagcgatgcggatgaatattttgatacttagttttaatatttccctataataagatcattttgtaaaactattgaataaaattatttcctcTCTCAGCTCCACAGAGTACATTTTAGCTCTctgttaaatattataacactagccgttttccccgTGGGGTtctcccgtgggagctactgcccgcacctggataaaatatagcctatgttactcgcagataacatagttttctaatggtgaaagaatatttaaaatcggttcagtagtttttgagtttatccattacaaccaatcaaacaaagttttcctctttataatattagcacagATTATTATTCCCTTGCCATCAACCAAATATACTAAAAAAACTCGTCATTGCCAACTCTTAGTTGTCTTTGgcaaatacaataaatacataataatagtaATTCAAGCTACACAGCAACTTccctataattaaaataaaatctttaattataaTACTTAGGGCTTGAAATGCTCAGGCTTGCTCCGTCAAATATGCGAGAAAATATATTAACTCGAGCAAGACCCTGAGCGATTACAAGTaggagaaaataaaatttaggaTGGCGACACTGCCAACGGGGCACCTTCGATCGATGGGCTGCTGTCaacaaattctttataaaatatttataaaataaatttcatgATAGACGCAGCTACTCTTTGACGACGTATTCATCTCGGCTCATGTAAAAGTAACATAGTGTTTCAAGTTGGATGTAGTGACAACATCTGGTGCGATAGTGAAAGTGTTTCTTGTATCAGTTGATTCCATGATAGTGACGGGGCTGTCGGTCGCTGCCGTAGCATATGTGAGCGGAGCCCTCGTGAATGTTATGTAAGCGGTAGCACCGTGCGGCATGTCTTGGATGAAGCGGGCGcagggcggcgcggcgccgccGCCGGGCTCGGAGCGGCAGGCCTACGCCGCACCCCAGGCACAGGTGAGCGCCGACCAGGTTATATCCACTCAGACGTAAACAATGACGTGGACCAACTGCACCGATGTGTCCACTCGTCATCTGATTGATACATAAACATTTACTTGTGGATTATCCATATTTATTCCcttcttttttataaatttgcttggttttatttatttcaaatcaaTTTTGTACTTGTTCTAGTataattaatcaatttaaatagTAGGCAATAAAGAATTGCAATTAACATGCTTGACCAATCCTGTTACTGGCTGGTACTAACAATATGCTCACTTTACACTATGTGTATTACACAATGACAACAAGTGTTGATCGGACATTATTGACTAAAAGTATTTCAAACATTATATTCTTGCCATTTCAGCCATTTGGGAACCAACAGAACATGTACTCAAATTTCCAAGGAGGAACAACTGGGAGTGTTCCACCGCAGCAGTTCTGGCAGATGCCGCCGCAGCAGCAGCCCCAGTACAACCAGCAGTATGGTCAGGTGTATCAGCAACAGGACTATCCCGCCAATGCTAACCAATTCTATCAACAACCAAATCCTAATCAATTTAATCAGACTTATACCAACCAAGACTTTAATAGTACTCAGCAACAAAGTTACCAACAAAACTATTATCAAAACCAAGGAGCACAGCAATCAAACTTCCAACAAAACAAAGCCAATGCTGACGGCTGGGAGGACAACTGGGATTGGGGCTGGGAAGAGTCAGCTAAACAAGCTCAAAAGGCATCCCAGAATGCTGTTCAGCAGCCTAGTGCCCCTCAGCAACAGGTCTTCAATAATGCTAATGTAATAGCAGAGAGTTTTGCTTCAACAGATAGTTGGAATTGGTCCATGGATGACAAGAAAGAACCAAAAGAAACTCCCACTGTGCCTCAcatgaatgaaaataaagaacCTCCTACACCAGCACAGCCAAAGCCAGCAGCAGAAAATAATGCAGTTCCTGACAACAACATGCCAGTGAGCACCAGTAATGCTTTGGCGCTAACAGCAGAGGAAGTTCGCACTTTAAATGACAGAGAAGTGGTCAAGGAACGACTTCCTAATTTGGCTTTAGGTAAACGCTTCCATTTAGACAATTTAACACCGCAGTGGTCCATTGAATCACAAATGTCTCAGGAATCTAGTGATGGCCCTCATACACAATCTGAAGGAACTTATAGAAGTGAAAATCAGTCCAGGAACTCGAGTAAGGGTAGCCCAGGGTTAAACACAGATAATTCAAACTTTAATTATTCACAAGCTGGGTTAGACGAAGGCTATTCTCAGAACAGTGAATGGTCAAGGCCTTCAGAAGAACCAACCTTAGTTGACAGTACACAAACAAACAGCTTGCAGGAAATTCATGAGGAACTTTCTGCTCCTATGCAGGATATGAGTTTGAATAATCATGAAAACCCTTCAAACGACAAATTACATCCAATGAATGAGGTGGTGCCCAAAACCAGTCAAGAACATGTGCCAGTAACACAAGCACCACCTGTATTGTCTCCACCTAACTGTCCAGCACCGGTTCCATCTGTAGTTGCTCCACCAATATCCACGACTATGCCACTTCCACCCGTTTCATCAGCGCCTTTGCCGACTACTTCGTCATCTGCCACGCTTTCGGCTCCGCCCTCCTCATCAGCTATTCCACCCCCCAATATCCCTCCAGCAGCTACCAACCAGAATCCTTTCAAAATGAATGCAGGACCATTCTCGCACAAAACTATAGCTAAAGTTTCGACAAGTGCTACAACAGTTCAGGCATTTCCACCTCCGATGTCTAGTGCGAATTTGACGTCGCCAGCTGTTGTTAGCAAAGTTTCTCAGAGTAATAGAGTGCCTCTGGGGTTTGAGGCAAACTTGGAAACTACTCCAGATAATTCAGAACGACCAGACCAGCTCCAAGTATCGGCCTTCAGACCAATGGCTGTCTCGCAACAAGTACCCGATAATATGGAAGTAGCACCTAGAAACGATAGAAATGAATATCTTCAAACTGCTCATTTGTCAAGCAGTGACTATGGTGAAAATACAGATTTTAGCAGAAGTGCACCACTGCTTGGCTTGCGCCGGATGGTAGTAGGCCAGCAGGAGTCTGAATATAATCAGAACTTGAATATTTCTGGCGACGAACCGCCACCGGGGTTGGCTAGAATGGTGCCTGGACAACAGACTGAAGCTGAGAATGCATACAATCAGTCTGCCGATAATTATCTAGATCGCCATATTGACGGACAACCGACCGATAGTGGCGCTCGGCCGTACCGCCAGGCCGACGGGCAACAAACCCCAGACAATTACACGCAGCCAGCGCCTACACGCGGCGCGGAGAGGCGCCCCGTCGGCCTCGACAGGATGGTGCCGGGCGAGCCCAGCAACGACGAGTACTCGCAATACCAGGGATCTAACTACGCCGCGAACGAGCATCGCGTGGTCACTGGATTGGACCATGACTTTTCTATGCCAAGTGATTCGGGGCCACCTGATGTCAGAGAGCAGAATGTGGATGGTTCTGATTACACTGAACAGAGTGCGAGAAATCCCTCGAGAAACATTATCGGTGCCAGAGAGTCCAGCAATGACACATCGCCCGACTTCAACGCTCCACCAGATGAGCAGCAGAGAGAAGTCACCATGGAGGGTGAAAATCTGCAAGACCTTAGTATCATTTCATCAACGGAACTCACTTACTCACGTGAACAGGTGTTGGATGGCGCCGACATTACGCTTACGGACATCCCTACGGACCGTAAGACGGACTTATCTGATTCTATCGACCATCCGACCACAAGTTCGAGGCGGCAGTCTCTGAATAGAGTTAATAGCTCAGGAGAGGATTCTGAACGAGATAGAGCGTTCAAATCATCACCGAGGAGGGATAAGCATAAATCGACTAGAGACAGAGACCAAAAGCGCGACAGGGACCGCGATAGGGAGCGAGACAGAGACCGCGAAGACGGTAGGTATTCCCGCGGGGACCGGAAGTACGAGGCTGACAGACGATCTGTCAGGGAAGACCGGCGCGCAGACAAGGAGCGCCGCGACGGCCGCGAGCGCCGCGACGACAGCCCCgacgcccgccgcgcccgccgcgccgcccgccaccACCGCTACGAGACCGAGGACACCGACTACTACAGCGACCGCGACAGAGATCGAAGGTGATCGCGTTCACATCTCGCATGTCATATTATCCCTCATTACTCTTCTGCTCTTGTAAACTAATGTTAACTTTTTAGGCGGCACCGTGAAGGTTCGTACACATCGTCGAAACCGCCGCGTGCGGACGACAAAGAGCGAAGGTACGGCTCGGAGCGGGACCGCAGCAAGCGGTACCACACGCTGGAGCGCGAGCGGCGCCACGAGGCGGAGCGCtcggcgcggcgcccgcgcgaGCGCTACGAGCGCGCCTACCGCGACATCGACGTCGCGCGCACCCACGCCGGCCAGCGCGCCCGCGACTCGCGCAGAGGTCAGTCCGCTCCTTCCGATGTGCCACCACGAGGTGCTTCTTCGTCTTGTCTTCTTTATTTAAACTGTGTACTACGAATATAGAACGAGCTCTCAAATTCTAAAAACAAACAGTGAGTTTCTTTGTGAGAGTGTATTTAAGCTAGCAACACTGCTATTACTGATTGATGATGGTCTCTTATATTTATGTTGCAGTTGTGACATTCTCGAGCGATGCAAAAGCTAATGATAGTTGTATGAAACAAGGTACAAATGACGCACGCGGCTCGTGCCGTGCGCTGAATGTCGCACAGCGCGCTAGTTGAACTCACTTGAGCGTGGTCTGCGCTGCGCCATGCATTAAGTTATTTCAACATAGTGCGCTATAACATACCATGCATGCCACATGTTTGATGGAACTGTTTATAACACGTTTGCATCGCTTCATACAAAGTACTTCACTGAGAACTAATTTGGTTCAGAAAACATAATGGCATAagcaacaaaatatattaaagcatttcaaaatcaataaattgtatGGATTAAAGTAAGAGCAGCCAGCCATGTGTACCCCCACAGATGTTAGGGCCGACACAGACGGCGCAGGGTGCCGCTCGAGCattcaatattaaaacaataacattgcTGCGCTTTGCCATTGAGATGGTTTGGAAATATTTGCTTACATACAACATTATTTACACAATAACAGACTACATGCGCTATTATTGATTCACTAGGAGTTGTCTTGTCCATAATACGTTGCATTATGAATTGTTCACATGTATCTCTGTGAGATACATGATATCTATCGAGTACGCGTTGCGTGCTTATCTCTCGTCAATCCGTTCAGATAAAGTTccatttcaatcaaaataatgtCCTGTTCCACTATTCATCTGAAAATGATGATTCCCATGTATGTGCCTTTGAACACGTCTAATATTACAGAATGTGTTTATGTTAGGCCGCGGTCATGACTTAGCATAAGTCATCTCATATAATATTACGTAGATAGATTAAGAGCGTCttcacactagtggattttaTCGCGTATCGTTCAGTTAGGTACGACATATGTAGCAAACAACCTATCTTTTGAATTGATAGTGATAATTTCTGTGCTTCGCGCCACAATACCCTATGAAAAGCTATGCGGGAAAATCAGCTAGTGTGCGCTGTTATTATAATGTGTGATAGTGTTGTGTGTGCGAGCTGCGCGCTCGGCAGACGGACTGACGCGTAGTGTGTGCAGGCGAGTTCTCGTCGCCGCCGCGGGCCGACTCGCGCGAGGCCACGGACGACGACGCggccgacgcgcgccgccgcgccgacCGCCGCGCGCGCCGAACCGCCGACCCCTTCTACGACGGTAACGACCCACTCTCCGATTTGTTCCCTTTACGGATGATATATATCAGGCCGGGCCGTGTCAGGACTTTTACGAAATTCTAAAGACGAGCGTCGTTTGTGGCCCAGACGGGCCACGGATCATGCACTGTGTAATATAAActgcttcatacaaaatgtatgtaacgtttcacatCCGTGCCCCGTACGAGGCACGTACACGGCACGCCCCGGACACGGCCCGACCTAATTTAAATCATCCCTTGTGTCGTGAATGACAAGTAGAGAAACATCACGGTACGCGTTAACATTTATGTGTAGAGTACGGCGCGTACGCGGACCCGTACCTGGCGCAGCGGCAGCAGTACGCGTACTACGAGCAGCTGCGCCTGCGCGACCCCGCCGCCTACATGCTGGTGTACAAGCAGCTGCTGGCGGgccacgcgccgcccgcgccgccctcgGCGCCCTACGACGGTACCACTACCATTATAATCATATTTACTACTTAAATCCATCATCTACcgagcgttttcccaactatgttgtcgTGTtgctcggcttccagtctaacctgctttacaaggagcgactgcttaccTGACCTCTTAAagccagtaacccgggcaacccaataaccattggttagactggtgtcagactacccgtaacgattgccaaggatgttcaatgacatctgggacctacagtttaacgtgccatccgaaacacagtcattggtgtctaagatatactcagaaagtatatacaaacttaaaaaccTGGAACCTGGAtttgaacccgcgccctcatacttgagaggttggttgtttacacactaggccaccacaacctCTTACATTTTCTTCTtgttataatatatatacaaaatgtaacttaattaacgcacatcctgaaattagtttgttcagaatcgtttactgaatcgatttatatcatttttaatataggtaattttttatcccaaaaataattaaaactacggaaattattgtcatattaaccctgtacagtcaaaacaaattcaaatagaccgtaactcaaagtaataagacttcgtgtctttttccgtagtttcgttatgttgtgtcgagacgagcggcgcgcggcgcgatatttgcgtgcgtagtagtatgaccaaaaagttctcctagaattggtataactaatttagtaaataacaatgcatatacatgttaaattaaacattcagtgtatgtattatgattataacataatattctaattggggtgtttgagggtgtgcgttaattacgttacatgttgtatatatacaTACGTACATGTGTGGTGCGACAGCGTTCGGCTCGGAGCTGGGCGCGGGCTACGAGGCGCGGCGCGAGGACCGCGCCAGCGTGCACTCGGGCCGCTCCTCCGCCGCCGGCCTCAAGGGCAACGACACGTGAGTCCCGCGCACCTCACCCGACATATTTCCTGAACATCATACTCATGCATGTACAAAGCTGACATATTAAACACCGGTCACATGTTAATACTCTCATATATCGCAAACCAAGAGGACGCAAGTCATTCGCACTTGGCTGAGCATTTTCCTTGTCGATATGAAGCGGTAAAGACGCTCTCACTCACTACTAGCGAGGGTCATGAACGCGTGGCGAatcataacttcattaattcgCTGCACATTAGGATTGCGGCGCCGATTGCCGCTGATAAGCACGTCTGTGTAAATGACTACTCGTCGGTAGCGCGACGCTCTTGTAACATGTACTTGTATGTATGAaactatttttctattattactAGAAGAATAGTTTCATACaagtaatacaaataaaaataggtatattttcgaGTTCTGATTTACTTCGATGTACACTAATTTGTTTAAACGTCATATCGGCTCGTAATGAGCATGGTGTAGGATAAGTACAGAACAGAGCCAGTGTAATGTAGCTGCGGTGTGTGAGACGTGCGTGTGCGCAGGTACTGCTTCCGGCCGCGCGAGCTGCGCGACGCGCCCGACCTGCGCGCAGACCTCTCCGACAGGTACTGTGTAGCTACACCCCGGACACCTTGCGAGCCACGTGAACCTTCTGTCACGTCACTAGCGACGTGTACGACTTATAGTTTCGCGTAGAGCACGTGCTACTCGAGCACAGAATGCTCGCCTCCCATTGACATCATTGCAATAACATcgttcattcatcatcatcactagcACATTTCATGACTTACTAATATTTCACAAGAGGCTCTGTATATTATTTAGTTAAGCTTATTTTGACTGTACTCGTGTATTAAATTGTTGTCTCACTGTACCGGTGTCGATGTGTGCGCGTGCGCAGGGAGCTGACCACGGACATGTCGCTCAACCTGCACCTGGAGGAGTCGACGGTGCGCTCGGAGAGGATGACGCCGTTCCGCTACTCCACCGCGCACATCAAGGTATGACACGGCGCGGACGGG harbors:
- the LOC124643111 gene encoding YLP motif-containing protein 1 isoform X5, which codes for MSWMKRAQGGAAPPPGSERQAYAAPQAQPFGNQQNMYSNFQGGTTGSVPPQQFWQMPPQQQPQYNQQYGQVYQQQDYPANANQFYQQPNPNQFNQTYTNQDFNSTQQQSYQQNYYQNQGAQQSNFQQNKANADGWEDNWDWGWEESAKQAQKASQNAVQQPSAPQQQVFNNANVIAESFASTDSWNWSMDDKKEPKETPTVPHMNENKEPPTPAQPKPAAENNAVPDNNMPVSTSNALALTAEEVRTLNDREVVKERLPNLALGKRFHLDNLTPQWSIESQMSQESSDGPHTQSEGTYRSENQSRNSSKGSPGLNTDNSNFNYSQAGLDEGYSQNSEWSRPSEEPTLVDSTQTNSLQEIHEELSAPMQDMSLNNHENPSNDKLHPMNEVVPKTSQEHVPVTQAPPVLSPPNCPAPVPSVVAPPISTTMPLPPVSSAPLPTTSSSATLSAPPSSSAIPPPNIPPAATNQNPFKMNAGPFSHKTIAKVSTSATTVQAFPPPMSSANLTSPAVVSKVSQSNRVPLGFEANLETTPDNSERPDQLQVSAFRPMAVSQQVPDNMEVAPRNDRNEYLQTAHLSSSDYGENTDFSRSAPLLGLRRMVVGQQESEYNQNLNISGDEPPPGLARMVPGQQTEAENAYNQSADNYLDRHIDGQPTDSGARPYRQADGQQTPDNYTQPAPTRGAERRPVGLDRMVPGEPSNDEYSQYQGSNYAANEHRVVTGLDHDFSMPSDSGPPDVREQNVDGSDYTEQSARNPSRNIIGARESSNDTSPDFNAPPDEQQREVTMEGENLQDLSIISSTELTYSREQVLDGADITLTDIPTDRKTDLSDSIDHPTTSSRRQSLNRVNSSGEDSERDRAFKSSPRRDKHKSTRDRDQKRDRDRDRERDRDREDGRYSRGDRKYEADRRSVREDRRADKERRDGRERRDDSPDARRARRAARHHRYETEDTDYYSDRDRDRRRHREGSYTSSKPPRADDKERRYGSERDRSKRYHTLERERRHEAERSARRPRERYERAYRDIDVARTHAGQRARDSRRGEFSSPPRADSREATDDDAADARRRADRRARRTADPFYDEYGAYADPYLAQRQQYAYYEQLRLRDPAAYMLVYKQLLAGHAPPAPPSAPYDAFGSELGAGYEARREDRASVHSGRSSAAGLKGNDTYCFRPRELRDAPDLRADLSDRELTTDMSLNLHLEESTVRSERMTPFRYSTAHIKGSVGVRDVVVVRAAYPVDGAPATVHVLSLAAALRHLPAAAELAAFPGPLLKGVTHKKSVIDYCELRVRSAEKEGARDVTGYVLLWSLLALMLRQNGVVVGTDIAELLMKNATEYEYKVPAAKSRNESRRGSSMSGEGRDGREEELRSSSPDQPSLSMSENLNQEWSSSPGQAAVDERAALDRLRELLIYGNRQEAIEWAMSTGLWGHALQLSWHAARRVRAHVAARFLHALPRTDPLHTLYAALQAAPPPAATALADERWADWRPHAAVLLANPSARADHDRRTLAQLGDSLASRGLLYSAQVCYVSAGVQLARHPLAPLWGPGAAAPRLALLLADPRAATLDQLAHNKALFATEVYEYALSLNQDDFVITELQPYKLLLSCRLLDCGQYERALAYVEACGRAVARQPAAYPPALLAQLATLADRLKYHDPALGAEGAEEADSGPASPRHHWLSDVAQRAEQAASQQSSPQHVYQQPQPQFGWSEQQVRADPPHGQAQQYAAAEPPPLAEPPEPAPQHHPPPPEDTQHYAGYEDWGREEPAQQYADPYWQPDHYHYTEPARRPRLAPPPAPAPHELAPSAPALRRRLLAEPDAGDGPGRAGPGGRVIAATAEHWARSGRAARGLKPLVFGGTYPIDEPAGPGGALAPRALRACIERSLDRFEALLARRPARTFAIDAPAAPGAPGPALPRDPDAKYYVAGPKTYDIDEPVDYM